The DNA sequence CAGCTTAACTTTGGCTGGAATCCTCAAAGCCCCATCTTAAATGGCTGTGATTTGGCAGTGCCGCAGGGGCAGTTTTGGATGTTGTTGGGGGATAATGGTTGTGGAAAATCAACTTTACTCAGGTTAATTGGGGGAATTTTATCCCCTGATGAGGGGAGCATTAAAATTGATTCTCCTTTGGGGTTTGTGTTTCAAAATCCAGATCATCAGTTAGTGATGCCCACGGTGGCGGCGGATATTGCTTTTGGCTTGGTGGAAGAAAAGTTGACTTTACCAGAGGTCAAAATGAGGGTCAAAGAGGCGTTATTGGCGGTTAATTTGTTAGATTTGGAAAGAAGACCTATTTATGCACTTAGTGGAGGGCAAAAGCAGAGAATTGCCATTGCAGGGGCGATCGCCCGTCACTGTAAAGTATTATTATTAGATGAACCCACAGCATTACTAGATCCAGATACCCAAATAGAATTAGTGGCTTTGGTGCAAAAAATAGTTAAAGAAAGAGGTATCACAGCCCTTTGGGTAACCCACCGCCTCGAAGAATTAGCCTACGCCGACGGTTACTTTTTATTAGAGAAAGGCAAAGTAATCAAACAAGGCAAACCCCAAGACTTATTTCCACAATTGTCAAGGGAGAATAACATTAAAGATACAATGAAAAGATAATGAGTTTATTGTTTAATCAAAATGTTATCCAAATTAATAAAATTTAGCCTTTCTTTACTAATAGTATTTATTACTCTGATCAATCCAGCCCAAGCCCTAGATTATACCAAAGCCCATTTAGTAGAATCAGATTTTTCAGGGCAAGATTTGAGCGGCTCAACTTTTAATAAAACTAACCTGCGTAGT is a window from the Cyanobacterium stanieri LEGE 03274 genome containing:
- a CDS encoding energy-coupling factor ABC transporter ATP-binding protein codes for the protein MHTTQLNFGWNPQSPILNGCDLAVPQGQFWMLLGDNGCGKSTLLRLIGGILSPDEGSIKIDSPLGFVFQNPDHQLVMPTVAADIAFGLVEEKLTLPEVKMRVKEALLAVNLLDLERRPIYALSGGQKQRIAIAGAIARHCKVLLLDEPTALLDPDTQIELVALVQKIVKERGITALWVTHRLEELAYADGYFLLEKGKVIKQGKPQDLFPQLSRENNIKDTMKR